TCACCTATTTATAAAATGATTTCATTTAGTGAATCCGTTTCAACAAATGCAAACTTAGATGGAATTAAATTTGGTAAAAGAGAGTTCGGAAAAGATTATGTAGAAATAATAACAAATTCTAGAACAAAGGGTTTTGGGGATGAAGTTAAAAAACGTTTTATTGTTGGAGCTTTAAATTTAAATAAGGAAAATCAAACAATTTATTTAAACAAGGCAAAACAAGTAAGACGATTAATAGTTGAAGAGTTAAACAAAATATTTGATCAAAATGATATTTTAATAATTCCTCCAACTGATAAAGTAGCTCCATTAATCAGTGAGTTAAAAAATGAAAAAACTGAAGGCAAAGAATATTTAGATGATATTTTAACTTTAGCAAATTTTAATGGGTCACCATCAATTACAATTCCATTTCTAAAAGAAAATAAATTAGGAATAGGTATTAATTTGAATGCTAAACCTAAAAATGATTTATTATGCTTACAAGCAGCTAAATTACTTGAAGATATAATTGGTATTAAAAATGAAATAGTGGAGGATTAAGATGAAAAATTTTGAAATAATTATTGGAATTGAAAATCATGTTGAATTAAAAACTAAGACCAAAATGTTTTCATCTGCTCCTGTCAGTTATGGAAAAACACCTAATACTAATGTAAATGAAACAGATATGGCATATCCAGGAAGTTTACCAACAGTTAATAAAAAGGGTGTTGAATTAGCAATTAGAACTTGTAATGCTTTAAATATGGAAATTGATACTTTAGTTAAATTTGATCGTAAGAATTATTTTTACCCTGATTTAACAAAAGGTTATCAAATAACACAACAATACAATCCAATAGGTAAAAATGGAAAACTAAATATTAATGTTAATGGCGTAAGAAAAGAAGTTGATATTGAAAGACTCCACATTGAAGAAGATACTGCAAAACAAATTCATAAAGAAGATTTAACATACATTGATTATAATAGAGCTGGAACAGGGTTAATTGAGATTGTAACAAGACCAGTTTTAAGAAGTGCTGATGAGGCATGCGCTTATGTTGAAAAGTTGAGAGAAGTTTTATTATTTTTAAAAGTAAGTGATGTGAAAATGAATGAAGGAAGTTTAAGAACAGATGTTAATATATCAATTAGACCTTTTGGAGCAACCGAATTTTCAAATAAAGTTGAAGTCAAAAACTTAAACTCAATTTCAAACATTAAAAAAGCAATTGAATTTGAAGTTGAACGTCAAACAAAATTAATGTTAAATAATGAAGTAATAATTCAGGAAACTCGTAGATTTGATGACACAACAAATTCAACAGTTTCAATGCGTAGTAAATCTGATGCTTTAGATTATAAATATTTTAGAGAACCAAATATTATGCCAATTCAACTTGATCAAAAATGAGTTGATGAGTGTATAGTAAATTCACCTGAATTAGCAGATATTAAGCGTAGCAAATATGTTGAAAAATTAAAAATATCAACAACTGATGCTAACATTATTCTTTCAAGTATTGAAATGAGTGAATTTTTTGAACAAGTTATTAAATTTACAAATAACTTTACAAAAGTTGCAAATATATTAATAAGTGATATTCAATCTTATTTAAATAATGAAAATATTACAATTGATAAGTTGGTTTTAAAACCAAAGCATTTAGCTGAAATGATTAATTTAGTTGATGAAAATGTTATTTCTTCAAAGCATACAAAAACAATTTTACCTATAATCATGAAAGACAATAGCAAGTCTGTTTTACAAATAGTTGAAGAATTAAATATTAAAATGATTAGTGATGTGGCTCAAATAACTAATTTACTTCAACCAGTCATTGAAGCAAATTTAGAATTATTAGAACAGTATAATGAGAGACCAGAAAGAGTTACAAAAACTATTATGGGTCAGTTAATGAAAATTACTGGTGGAAACGTTAACCCAGAAGCAGGAATGGAAATAATAATTAAACTAGTAGAGCAAAAAGTAAAATAAAATGAAGCAAAAGCTTCATTTTTTTTGTCTTTATAACAAATTATTTTCTAACAATAGGCCCTGTTAAAACTAAGAAACCTAAAATAATAACAATATAGAAACCAATAATTGATCCAATAGAAACACTAACTTCGCTATCTGCTAATAAAGTAACATTACCAACAATTAATAAAATAACTGCGATTAATGCAAGACCAATAGAAGCTGAGTTAAATAATCTTGCAAAAAGATTAATTCCAAAAATTCCTAATACTAATCTAACAATTACTGGAACAATTGCAATACATGATAATGCTAATCCTGCGGCAAATAATTTTTGAGATGAAGCATATCTTTCCAATATTTGACTATTGTATTTGATTGTTTCATTTCCAACTTTTGCTCCTACTCCGATTCAAAAAATTGTAATAATAACTAATAATGCAAATGCTGTTGCTGCAATTACAGAAATAAGAGATCAAAGATTCTTTTTAGCTCATTCTT
This window of the Mesoplasma chauliocola genome carries:
- the gatB gene encoding Asp-tRNA(Asn)/Glu-tRNA(Gln) amidotransferase subunit GatB encodes the protein MKNFEIIIGIENHVELKTKTKMFSSAPVSYGKTPNTNVNETDMAYPGSLPTVNKKGVELAIRTCNALNMEIDTLVKFDRKNYFYPDLTKGYQITQQYNPIGKNGKLNINVNGVRKEVDIERLHIEEDTAKQIHKEDLTYIDYNRAGTGLIEIVTRPVLRSADEACAYVEKLREVLLFLKVSDVKMNEGSLRTDVNISIRPFGATEFSNKVEVKNLNSISNIKKAIEFEVERQTKLMLNNEVIIQETRRFDDTTNSTVSMRSKSDALDYKYFREPNIMPIQLDQKWVDECIVNSPELADIKRSKYVEKLKISTTDANIILSSIEMSEFFEQVIKFTNNFTKVANILISDIQSYLNNENITIDKLVLKPKHLAEMINLVDENVISSKHTKTILPIIMKDNSKSVLQIVEELNIKMISDVAQITNLLQPVIEANLELLEQYNERPERVTKTIMGQLMKITGGNVNPEAGMEIIIKLVEQKVK